From Salvelinus sp. IW2-2015 linkage group LG33, ASM291031v2, whole genome shotgun sequence, one genomic window encodes:
- the LOC111957441 gene encoding caspase recruitment domain-containing protein 9, whose amino-acid sequence MEDEECWVQLEEYRLLLIKTIEPSQITPYLRQCKVLSCDDEEQIFNDPNLVVRRRKVGALLDILQRTGRKGYVAFLESLELDYPQLYHKITGKEPARVFSILVDTVGESGLTQFLMNEVTRLQKGLQEERRRRQEAAAAAAAQEDAVRQHQVRERELRKQQERVHRMREEKGRLWEEVRHLKDENYSLMHDVTKLSEEKNSALMSARDLQLEIEKLNHCLMNAESDSKIRTVKLKNAMEQRPSQDRMLQLQRHNHLLTARIQDLEASAQGTAPAPLDQERMSVENLEDYKQHSQAQHQELVNNIYTLRRDLHDAEALRNRYLEANEVLDLKCTTLKKDAKMYRDRMEGILKQMDEVIRERDKAIASREEYHQENCRSLQDKDQYRKQIRELGERCDELQVQLFRTEGEIIALQTRLHRHTCSQHDKSQTSEEDCKDKLTKASSVELQSPTLGEYDVCIASQDQQLCAGGPREENISAERAPSVDEVLDCSKPRLRCNFYYRRKRVLRSKPTWKEHTPFDLDNSSGSGNTDTDGM is encoded by the exons ATGGAGGATGAGGAGTGCTGGGTCCAGCTGGAGGAATACAGACTGCTGCTGATAAAGACCATTGAGCCGTCGCAAATCACTCCCTACCTGCGGCAGTGCAAGGTGCTAAGCTGTGATGATGAGGAGCAGATATTCAATGACCCCAATCTGGTCGTCCGACGACGCAAAGTAG GTGCACTATTGGATATTCTTCAAAGAACTGGACGCAAAGGCTATGTGGCATTCCTCGAGAGTTTGGAGCTGGACTATCCTCAGCTGTATCACAAGATTACTGGCAAAGAACCTGCCAGGGTCTTCTCTATACTAGTTG ACACGGTGGGTGAGTCAGGACTGACTCAGTTCTTGATGAATGAGGTCACACGTCTGCAGAAGGGACTGCAGGAGGAACGCCGGCGCAGACAAGAGGCCGCTGCGGCTGCAGCCGCGCAGGAGGACGCTGTCCGCCAGCACCAGGTTAGGGAGAGGGAGTTGCGGAAGCAACAGGAGCGCGTGCATCGTATGCGGGAAGAGAAGGGCCGGCTGTGGGAGGAGGTACGCCACCTGAAGGACGAGAACTACAGCCTGATGCACGATGTTACCAAGCTGAGCGAAGAGAAGAACAGTGCCCTCATGTCCGCCCGTGATCTGCAGCTGGAG ATAGAGAAGCTGAACCACTGCCTGATGAACGCAGAGAGCGACTCGAAAATCAGAACTGTGAAACTGAAGAACGCCATGGAGCAGAGACCGAGTCAGGACAGGATGTTGCAGCTCCAGAGACACAATCATCTGCTCACAGCGCGCATCCAGGATCTGGAGGCGTCTGCTCAG GGGACAGCTCCAGCCCCCTTGGATCAAGAGAGGATGAGCGTTGAAAATCTAGAGGACTACAAGCAGCACTCTCAGGCTCAGCACCAGGAGCTGGTCAACAACATCTACACCCTACGCAGAGATCTGCACGATGCTGAGGCACTGCGGAATAGG TACTTAGAGGCGAACGAGGTTCTTGACTTGAAATGCACGACATTGAAGAAGGATGCCAAAATGTATCGTGACCGAATGGAGGGTATCCTGAAACAGATGGATGAGGTCATCAGGGAGAGAGACAAG GCCATCGCCTCTCGAGAGGAGTACCACCAGGAGAATTGCCGGAGCCTCCAGGATAAGGACCAGTACCGGAAACAGATTCGGGAGCTGGGTGAGCGCTGTGATGAGCTGCAGGTCCAGTTGTtccggacagagggagagattatTGCACTACAGACCAGGCTTCACAGGCACACCTGCTCCCAACATGAT AAAAGCCAGACCAGTGAGGAAGACTGCAAAGATAAATTAACCAAAG cTAGTAGTGTGGAGCTGCAAAGTCCGACATTAGGGGAGTATGATGTGTGCATTGCTTCACAAGACCAACAGTTGTGTGCAGGAGGGCCCAGGGAGGAGAATATCTCAGCA GAAAGAGCTCCATCAGTGGATGAGGTCTTAGACTGTAGCAAGCCCAGATTGAGGTGTAACTTCTACTACAGAAG GAAACGTGTCCTTAGGTCAAAGCCCACATGGAAGGAACACACACCTTTTGACCTGGACAACAGTAGTGGAAGTGGCAACACTGACACGGATGGGATGTGa